Proteins from a genomic interval of Candidatus Binatus sp.:
- a CDS encoding CaiB/BaiF CoA-transferase family protein → MSDQPPFRIVDLSTNATGGYATRLLAAYGAEVIKIEPPRSGDPTRAVGPFPDDRPDPNCGATSLFLDTNKKSVTLDVAKPVGRAILDRLLERADVLMETFSPSMADHLGLNYSDLEERFPRLVVTSITPFGKDGLYRDLEACELVLEAMSGWLFQSGEPNHPPTRTRGELATAMAPGLLAASGTLAALAWRANSGEGQLVEVAAMEAMLAASRYYETTYAYRDLLIARLGTTLSATYCYRPASDGWAALCATTDQQREICAHVMELSEHLDDPAFAPPTVGSSTEQSRATDLIDRWVTQHSRAEIFHLLQGMRVPSGFLTTADELLGLDQLKERQAFVRIDHPAAGSLDYPAAPFKMGVTPFRTTRAPLLGEHNREIYLEQLGLSEDEFAALTREGII, encoded by the coding sequence GTGAGCGATCAGCCACCATTCCGAATCGTTGACCTGAGCACCAACGCGACGGGTGGCTATGCGACGCGCCTGCTCGCTGCGTACGGCGCCGAGGTCATCAAGATCGAGCCGCCACGCAGCGGCGATCCCACGCGCGCGGTTGGACCGTTTCCGGACGACCGGCCCGATCCTAACTGCGGCGCGACTTCGCTATTTCTCGATACCAACAAGAAGAGCGTGACGCTCGACGTGGCGAAACCGGTGGGCCGCGCGATCCTCGATCGCCTGCTCGAGCGGGCGGACGTCTTGATGGAAACCTTCTCGCCCAGCATGGCCGACCATCTGGGACTGAACTATTCCGACCTCGAAGAGCGCTTTCCGCGACTGGTGGTCACTTCGATCACGCCGTTTGGAAAAGACGGACTGTACCGCGACCTCGAAGCCTGCGAGCTGGTTCTGGAAGCGATGAGCGGATGGCTGTTCCAGTCGGGCGAACCCAATCATCCGCCTACCCGCACCCGAGGCGAGTTGGCGACCGCGATGGCGCCGGGTCTGCTCGCAGCCTCGGGAACGCTCGCGGCGCTTGCGTGGCGGGCAAACAGCGGCGAGGGACAACTGGTCGAGGTGGCGGCGATGGAAGCGATGCTGGCGGCGAGCCGCTACTACGAAACCACCTACGCGTACCGCGACCTTCTGATCGCCCGTCTGGGCACCACGCTGTCGGCAACGTACTGTTACCGTCCGGCGAGCGACGGATGGGCTGCGCTCTGTGCCACGACCGATCAGCAGCGCGAAATCTGCGCGCATGTGATGGAACTGTCCGAGCATCTCGACGATCCCGCGTTTGCTCCGCCGACCGTAGGCTCCAGTACCGAGCAAAGCCGCGCCACGGATCTGATCGATCGCTGGGTCACTCAACATTCGCGAGCGGAAATCTTTCACCTCCTCCAGGGCATGCGCGTCCCGAGCGGATTCCTCACGACGGCCGACGAGCTGCTCGGACTCGATCAATTGAAGGAGCGGCAGGCTTTCGTTCGGATCGATCACCCCGCGGCCGGCTCCCTCGATTACCCAGCGGCGCCTTTCAAGATGGGCGTCACGCCGTTCAGGACCACTCGGGCACCGCTGCTCGGCGAGCACAATCGCGAAATTTATCTCGAGCAGCTCGGGCTGAGCGAGGACGAGTTCGCCGCGCTCACGCGGGAAGGAATCATCTAA